From Bradyrhizobium sp. AZCC 1610:
CGCTTAAGCCAGGGCGCCCTACACCCTGCTCAAATATTGTGCGCCGCACAAGATTTGAGCGAATCGCAAATTTGAAAAGCTGTGACTGGTTCCTGATCGCTGCCGTTTTTTACGGCAATTGTCCGGCAATATACTGATATCAGTAAGTTTTTTGCGCTGCACGAGGCTTGGCACGAAGCTTGAATAGCTAGTGCTGACGCCATTGATGCCGTCCCTTGAGACCACTCATCCGAATCGTGACGCCGCCATTCCGGGGCCTCCCTGGAACGCGCCCTTCTGCGCCTTGCGCGGTGACACCAGACGGACGGCCCCGTTTCAAACGCACCTGACCAGAGCAGCAAAGGACAGCGATACCCATGACGAAGCCTACCAATCCAACCTCACGCCGCGGTTTCAGCCGCCGCCAGCTCCTGAAGGCGACCGGCGGCACGGCAGCATTGCTCGCCGCCGCCAAGCTGAACTTCCCCGCCGGCGCTTTCGCGCAAGGCGCGGGCCCTGAGGTGAAGGCCGCCAAGCTCGGCTTCATCGCGCTCAGCGATGCCGGCCCGTTGTTCGTGGCCAAGGACAAGGGCCTGTTCGCCAAATACGGCATGCCTGACGTCGAGGTGCAGAAGCAGGCGTCATGGGGCACCACGCGCGATAACCTCGTGCTCGGTTCGGAAGGCAACGGCATTGACGGCGCGCATATTCTGACCCCGATGCCCTACCTGATCTCGGCCGGAAAGGTGACGCAGAACAATCAGCCGACGCCGATGTACATCCTGGCGCGGCTCAATCTCGATGCGCAGTGTATTTCGGTCGCCAAGGAATATGCCGACCTCAAGGTCGGCGTCGATGCGGCACCGCTCAAGGCGGTGTTCGAGCAGAAGAAGGCCGCCGGCAAATCCGTCAAGGCCGCGATGACCTTCCCCGGCGGCACCCACGATCTCTGGCTCCGCTATTGGCTGGCCGCCGGCGGCATCGACCCTGACAAGGACGTCGAGACCATTACCGTGCCACCGCCGCAGATGGTCGCCAACATGAAGGTTGGCACGAT
This genomic window contains:
- a CDS encoding CmpA/NrtA family ABC transporter substrate-binding protein, whose product is MTKPTNPTSRRGFSRRQLLKATGGTAALLAAAKLNFPAGAFAQGAGPEVKAAKLGFIALSDAGPLFVAKDKGLFAKYGMPDVEVQKQASWGTTRDNLVLGSEGNGIDGAHILTPMPYLISAGKVTQNNQPTPMYILARLNLDAQCISVAKEYADLKVGVDAAPLKAVFEQKKAAGKSVKAAMTFPGGTHDLWLRYWLAAGGIDPDKDVETITVPPPQMVANMKVGTMDCFCVGEPWPGQLVHQGIGYTAINTGEIWSKHPEKSLGMRAAWVDKNPKAAKAILMAVMEAQQWADKMENKDELATIMGKRQWINCPVEDIADRAKGKFNYGVPGKVVENSPHIMKYWRDHASYPFQSHDLWFMTEDIRWGKYEAGFDSKALIAKVNREDMWRDAAKEMGVSAAEIPTSKSRGKETFFDGKVFDPENPAAYLKSLSIKRVDV